The Blastomonas fulva genome contains a region encoding:
- the yghX gene encoding YghX family hydrolase, with protein MTEATPPTRTMRASDFHPHILEIFDGYVHGKLSKREFIRQAGRYAAAGVTGLMIYNQLRPDYALAQQVAPDDPAIETMRVDYPSPEGHGTVRGLMARPKGAKDKLPAVLVVHENRGLNPYIEDVVRRLAKSGYMALGPDGLTSLGGYPGTDDEGRTMQASLDSAKLMEDFFAGFEFLRDHKRSTGKVGVTGFCYGGGVCHALAVAYPDLAAAAPFYGRQARPEEVPKIKAPLLIHFAENDERVNATWPACEAALKANGKTYEAHFYPGTSHGFHNDTTPRYDEGAAKLAWERTLALFERTLRA; from the coding sequence GTGACCGAGGCAACTCCCCCCACCCGCACCATGCGGGCCAGCGATTTCCACCCGCATATCCTCGAGATTTTCGATGGTTATGTCCACGGCAAGCTCAGCAAGCGCGAGTTTATCCGCCAGGCGGGGCGCTATGCTGCGGCAGGTGTCACCGGGCTGATGATCTACAACCAGCTGCGCCCTGATTACGCTCTGGCGCAGCAGGTCGCCCCCGATGATCCGGCAATCGAGACGATGCGGGTCGACTATCCCAGCCCCGAGGGGCACGGCACCGTGCGCGGGCTGATGGCGCGGCCCAAGGGTGCAAAGGACAAGCTGCCCGCCGTGCTGGTGGTGCACGAGAACCGCGGGCTCAATCCGTATATCGAGGATGTCGTGCGGCGGCTCGCAAAGTCGGGCTATATGGCGCTTGGACCGGACGGTCTAACCTCGCTGGGCGGCTATCCCGGCACCGATGACGAGGGCCGCACGATGCAGGCCTCGCTCGATTCGGCAAAGCTGATGGAAGACTTCTTCGCCGGTTTCGAGTTCCTGCGCGATCACAAGCGCTCGACGGGCAAGGTCGGCGTGACTGGCTTCTGCTATGGCGGCGGCGTGTGCCATGCGCTGGCGGTGGCCTATCCCGATCTGGCCGCCGCAGCGCCGTTTTACGGGCGCCAGGCGCGGCCAGAGGAGGTCCCGAAGATCAAGGCGCCGCTGCTGATCCACTTTGCCGAGAACGACGAGCGGGTCAACGCGACCTGGCCCGCGTGCGAAGCCGCGCTTAAGGCCAATGGCAAGACCTATGAGGCGCATTTCTATCCCGGCACCAGCCACGGTTTCCACAACGATACCACGCCGCGTTATGACGAGGGGGCGGCAAAGCTGGCCTGGGAACGAACGCTGGCGCTGTTCGAGCGGACATTGCGCGCATAG